In the genome of Telluria beijingensis, one region contains:
- a CDS encoding TMEM175 family protein — translation MKKIRLEAFSDGVIAVILTIMVLELTPPHGTTLADMLAVVPGWLRYALSFVYVGIYWVNHHALFERVERVDWATLWANLHLLFWMSLIPFVTAWAAEHPMAPAPVALYGVVLFLCSVSFMLLSWRLGFLAGLDHAHAWQNAKNRLSLAMYALAVLVSPWQPLLAALIHVLLAALWLVPNRRQA, via the coding sequence ATGAAGAAGATCCGCCTGGAGGCGTTCAGCGACGGCGTGATCGCCGTCATCCTCACCATCATGGTGCTGGAGTTGACGCCGCCGCACGGGACGACGCTGGCCGACATGCTGGCCGTCGTCCCGGGCTGGCTGCGCTATGCTCTCAGCTTCGTCTACGTCGGCATCTACTGGGTCAACCACCACGCGCTGTTCGAGCGCGTAGAGCGGGTCGACTGGGCCACGCTGTGGGCCAACCTGCACCTGCTGTTCTGGATGTCGCTGATTCCATTCGTCACCGCCTGGGCGGCCGAGCATCCTATGGCGCCGGCGCCGGTCGCGCTGTATGGCGTGGTGCTGTTCCTGTGCTCGGTGTCCTTCATGCTGCTGTCGTGGCGGCTGGGCTTCCTGGCGGGACTGGACCATGCCCACGCCTGGCAGAACGCCAAGAACCGGCTGTCGCTGGCCATGTATGCGCTGGCGGTGCTGGTCTCGCCGTGGCAGCCCTTGCTGGCGGCGCTGATCCACGTGCTGCTGGCGGCCCTGTGGCTGGTGCCGAACCGGCGCCAAGCCTGA
- a CDS encoding OsmC family protein, with protein MQVTTTRGNDKLQYKLQIGKHQLLADAPEALGGDDTGPEPHDLLAASLAACTALTVTMYAKRRGMALDDVRVAIDHAQEDGAYVLQRQIEFVGALSQEERERLLDIASKCPVHKTLSGAIRIQTDVV; from the coding sequence ATGCAAGTGACCACCACCCGCGGCAACGACAAGCTGCAGTACAAGCTCCAGATCGGCAAGCACCAGCTGCTGGCCGATGCCCCCGAAGCCCTCGGCGGCGACGACACCGGCCCCGAACCGCACGACCTGCTGGCCGCCTCGCTGGCCGCCTGCACCGCGCTGACGGTGACGATGTATGCAAAACGCAGGGGCATGGCGCTGGACGACGTGCGCGTCGCCATCGACCACGCCCAAGAGGACGGCGCCTATGTGCTGCAGCGTCAAATCGAATTCGTCGGCGCCCTGAGCCAGGAAGAGCGCGAGCGCCTGCTCGACATCGCCAGCAAGTGCCCGGTCCACAAGACCCTGTCCGGCGCCATCCGCATCCAGACCGACGTCGTGTAG
- a CDS encoding Rap1a/Tai family immunity protein: MKAATWIALAACLPAGALAAIPYVYPFNAMTGQEVVEQRLKEPKTQLDYIRREKVEAYLDGIKDGAHGREWCLARPVLPGELNLAVVRRLKATRAPAELKQNAAPLVLAELKRRFPCPRAGKKKR, encoded by the coding sequence ATGAAAGCCGCCACCTGGATCGCGCTCGCGGCCTGCCTGCCGGCCGGCGCGCTGGCCGCGATCCCGTACGTGTATCCGTTCAACGCCATGACCGGCCAGGAAGTCGTCGAGCAGCGGCTCAAGGAGCCGAAAACCCAGCTCGACTACATCCGGCGCGAGAAAGTCGAGGCCTATCTCGATGGCATCAAGGATGGCGCCCACGGCCGCGAATGGTGCCTGGCCCGGCCGGTGCTGCCGGGCGAGCTGAACCTGGCGGTGGTGCGCCGCCTGAAGGCGACGCGCGCGCCGGCCGAACTGAAGCAGAACGCGGCGCCGCTGGTGCTGGCCGAGCTGAAGCGGCGCTTTCCCTGTCCCAGGGCGGGCAAGAAAAAGCGCTGA
- a CDS encoding hydrolase, whose product MTNPKLEVLTPQNSQLIVIDHQPQMAFGVQSIDRQTLKNNVVGLAKAAKVFNIPTTITTVETESFSGNTYPELLDVFPGQQILERTSMNSWDDQKVRDALKANGRKKVVVAGLWTEVCNTTFALCAMLEGEYEIYMVSDASGGTTKEAHDMAMLRMVQAGVVPVTWQQVLLEWQRDWAHRDTYNDVMKIVTEHSGAYGMGVDYAYTMVHKAPARASGTHEVLAPVPAR is encoded by the coding sequence ATGACCAATCCAAAACTCGAAGTCCTGACCCCGCAGAATTCGCAGCTGATCGTCATCGACCACCAGCCGCAGATGGCCTTCGGCGTGCAGTCGATCGACCGCCAGACCCTCAAGAACAATGTCGTGGGCCTGGCCAAGGCGGCCAAGGTGTTCAACATCCCGACCACGATCACCACGGTCGAGACCGAATCGTTCTCGGGCAATACCTATCCCGAACTGCTGGACGTGTTCCCCGGCCAGCAAATCCTGGAACGCACCTCGATGAACTCGTGGGATGACCAGAAGGTGCGCGATGCGCTCAAGGCGAATGGCCGCAAGAAGGTGGTCGTGGCCGGCCTGTGGACCGAGGTGTGCAATACCACCTTCGCCCTGTGCGCGATGCTCGAAGGCGAGTACGAGATCTATATGGTGTCGGACGCCTCCGGCGGCACCACCAAGGAAGCCCACGACATGGCCATGCTGCGCATGGTGCAGGCCGGCGTGGTGCCGGTGACCTGGCAGCAGGTGCTGCTCGAGTGGCAGCGCGACTGGGCCCACCGCGATACCTATAACGACGTGATGAAGATCGTCACCGAGCATTCGGGCGCCTACGGCATGGGCGTGGACTACGCCTACACCATGGTGCACAAGGCGCCGGCGCGCGCCAGCGGCACGCACGAGGTGCTGGCCCCGGTGCCAGCGCGCTGA
- a CDS encoding YoaK family protein: MAAPAPSRLQAFNLGLLAGYVDTLGFIALFGLFTAHVTGNFVLLGASLADTANMPSLLNILAFPAFIVGIAAMRLLVEWCERSGVDAQPPSYLLQLVLLLGFMACGMLSEPVPRDVPALAMAAGLLGTAAMGAHSAASKLLLAHLAPTSLMTGNVTQLVIDTVDRVRGRGDAATIARCSKFXLMTGNVTQLVIDTVDRVRGRGDAATIARCSKFFWPLFGFAIGCAAGALLFLAFGFVALAVPVALLVLHLLRPSLGQA; the protein is encoded by the coding sequence ATGGCGGCGCCCGCTCCATCGCGCCTGCAGGCTTTCAACCTGGGCCTGCTCGCAGGCTATGTCGATACCCTCGGCTTCATCGCCCTGTTCGGCCTGTTCACGGCCCACGTCACCGGCAACTTCGTGCTGCTGGGGGCGTCGCTGGCCGACACGGCGAACATGCCTTCGCTGCTGAACATCCTCGCCTTCCCGGCCTTCATCGTCGGCATCGCCGCGATGCGGCTGCTGGTCGAATGGTGCGAACGGAGCGGCGTCGATGCGCAGCCCCCGTCCTACCTGCTGCAACTGGTGCTGCTGCTCGGATTCATGGCCTGCGGCATGCTGTCCGAACCGGTGCCGCGCGACGTGCCGGCGCTGGCGATGGCGGCCGGCCTGCTCGGCACGGCGGCGATGGGCGCGCATAGCGCGGCCAGCAAGCTGCTGCTGGCCCACCTGGCGCCGACCTCGCTGATGACCGGCAACGTGACCCAGTTGGTGATCGATACGGTCGACCGGGTGCGCGGGAGAGGCGACGCGGCGACGATTGCGCGCTGCAGCAAGTTCTTNCTGATGACCGGCAACGTGACCCAGTTGGTGATCGATACGGTCGACCGGGTGCGCGGGAGAGGCGACGCGGCGACGATTGCGCGCTGCAGCAAGTTCTTCTGGCCGCTGTTCGGCTTCGCCATCGGCTGCGCGGCGGGCGCCCTGCTGTTTCTGGCGTTCGGCTTCGTGGCGCTGGCCGTGCCGGTGGCGCTCCTGGTGCTGCACCTGCTGCGCCCAAGCCTGGGCCAGGCCTAG
- a CDS encoding amidohydrolase, whose amino-acid sequence MNQAQPGAGAPASPPLILINGCFNTIDREQPQASAVAIQDGRFLAVGDTDAVMRHRRDGSQVIDLNGRTVVPGLNDSHLHLIRGGLNYNLELRWEGVPSLADALRMLKEQADRTPNPQWVRVVGGWNEFQFAERRMPTLDEINAAAPDTPVFVLHLYDRALLNRAALRAVGYTKDTPNPPGGEIVRDGAGNPTGMLIARPNAMILYATLAKGPTLPYDLQVNSSRQFMRELNRLGLTSAIDAGGGFQNYPEDYAVIEELDKANQLTIRIAYNLFTQNKGKELEDFQRWTGMVTPGQGSDYYRHNGAGEMLVFSAADFEDFLEPRPDLAPGMEDELERVVRHLVAQRWPFRLHATYDESITRMLDVFEKVNRDMPFDGLHWMFDHCETITQRNIDRVAALGGGIAIQHRMAFQGEYFVERYGSEAAQATPPVKRMLETGVPVGAGTDATRVASYNPWTSLYWLVTGRTVGGLPLYGTAGHLPRQVALELWTAGSAWFSNEQARKGRIREGMLADLAVLSHDFFSIDAEDIKAIESVLTVVGGRIVYGAAEFTDLGPPPIPVLPEWSPVSRVAGHWRKAAPQPQQMQKGLPHQCSGPCGVHAHSHDRARRSTMPVSDFSGFWGALGCSCFAF is encoded by the coding sequence ATGAACCAAGCACAGCCAGGCGCTGGCGCACCAGCCAGTCCGCCGCTCATCCTCATCAACGGCTGCTTCAACACCATCGACCGCGAACAGCCGCAGGCCAGCGCGGTCGCGATCCAGGACGGCCGCTTCCTGGCCGTGGGCGACACCGACGCCGTGATGCGCCACCGCCGCGACGGCAGCCAGGTGATCGACCTGAACGGCCGCACCGTGGTCCCGGGACTGAACGACTCGCACCTGCACCTGATCCGCGGGGGCCTCAACTACAACCTCGAGCTGCGCTGGGAAGGCGTGCCTTCGCTCGCCGACGCGCTGCGCATGCTCAAGGAGCAGGCCGACCGCACCCCGAATCCGCAATGGGTGCGCGTGGTGGGCGGCTGGAACGAATTCCAGTTCGCCGAGCGCCGCATGCCGACCCTGGACGAGATCAACGCCGCCGCGCCTGATACACCGGTGTTCGTGCTGCACCTGTACGACCGCGCCCTGCTCAACCGCGCCGCACTGCGCGCGGTGGGCTACACGAAGGACACCCCGAATCCGCCGGGCGGCGAGATCGTGCGCGACGGCGCAGGCAATCCGACCGGCATGCTGATCGCGCGCCCGAACGCGATGATCCTGTACGCCACCCTGGCCAAGGGCCCGACCTTGCCCTACGACCTGCAGGTGAACTCGAGCCGCCAGTTCATGCGCGAACTGAACCGCCTGGGCCTGACCAGCGCGATCGACGCCGGCGGCGGCTTTCAGAACTACCCCGAAGACTACGCCGTCATCGAAGAACTCGACAAGGCGAACCAGCTCACGATCCGCATCGCCTACAACCTGTTCACCCAGAACAAGGGCAAGGAACTGGAAGACTTCCAGCGCTGGACCGGCATGGTGACGCCGGGGCAGGGCAGCGACTACTATCGCCACAACGGCGCCGGCGAGATGCTGGTGTTCTCGGCCGCCGACTTCGAGGACTTCCTCGAGCCGCGCCCCGACCTCGCGCCCGGCATGGAAGACGAGCTCGAACGCGTGGTGCGCCACCTGGTAGCGCAGCGCTGGCCATTCCGCCTGCACGCGACCTACGACGAATCCATCACGCGCATGCTCGACGTGTTCGAGAAGGTCAATCGCGACATGCCGTTCGACGGCCTGCACTGGATGTTCGACCATTGCGAGACCATCACCCAGCGCAATATCGACCGCGTCGCCGCGCTCGGCGGCGGCATCGCGATCCAGCACCGGATGGCCTTCCAGGGTGAATACTTCGTCGAGCGCTACGGCAGCGAAGCCGCGCAGGCGACGCCACCTGTGAAACGCATGCTGGAGACCGGGGTGCCGGTCGGCGCCGGCACCGACGCTACCCGCGTGGCCAGCTACAACCCGTGGACTTCGCTGTACTGGCTGGTCACCGGCCGCACCGTGGGCGGTCTGCCGCTGTACGGCACGGCCGGCCACCTGCCGCGCCAGGTCGCATTGGAACTCTGGACCGCGGGCAGCGCCTGGTTCTCGAACGAGCAGGCGCGCAAGGGCCGCATCCGCGAAGGCATGCTGGCCGACCTGGCGGTGCTGTCGCATGATTTCTTCAGCATCGATGCCGAGGATATCAAGGCGATCGAATCGGTGCTGACCGTGGTCGGCGGACGCATCGTCTACGGCGCGGCCGAGTTCACCGACCTCGGTCCGCCGCCGATCCCGGTGCTGCCCGAATGGTCGCCGGTGAGCAGGGTAGCAGGCCACTGGCGCAAGGCGGCGCCGCAGCCGCAGCAGATGCAAAAGGGCCTGCCGCACCAGTGCAGCGGTCCCTGCGGCGTGCACGCCCACAGCCACGACAGGGCGCGCCGCTCGACCATGCCGGTGTCGGATTTCAGCGGCTTCTGGGGCGCGCTGGGCTGCAGCTGCTTCGCCTTCTGA
- a CDS encoding LysR substrate-binding domain-containing protein: MLKLSLDALQIIETIARRGSFAGAAKELFRVPSTISYTVSKLEDDLGVRLFDRFGPKVTLTAAGQELLKEGRYLLRAAGDLESRVRRVASGWETEIALGMDSTLSAGALQPDIDAFYGVADQTRLRIVRESLSGTWDALLDRRVDLAIGAAGEGPSGGGYTAEPMGTSAFVFTVAPHHPLAAQGRPLDKTDLLPHRAISVSDSARVLGARTVGLLFGQETLAVPDMRTKYEFQVQGLGFGFLPEAWARPAIDRGLLVEKQVVEPKADETFYLAWRSGEDGAALRWWIDRMRTTAAFARLARDPCAGPG, translated from the coding sequence TTGCTCAAGCTCAGCCTCGACGCCCTCCAGATCATCGAAACCATCGCCCGCCGCGGCTCCTTCGCCGGGGCCGCCAAGGAACTGTTCCGCGTTCCCTCGACCATCTCCTATACGGTCTCCAAGCTCGAGGACGACCTGGGCGTGCGCCTGTTCGACCGCTTCGGCCCCAAGGTGACGCTCACTGCCGCCGGCCAGGAACTGCTCAAGGAGGGCCGCTACCTGCTGCGCGCCGCCGGCGACCTCGAATCGCGGGTGCGGCGCGTGGCCTCGGGCTGGGAGACCGAGATCGCCCTCGGCATGGATTCCACCTTGTCGGCCGGCGCCCTGCAGCCGGATATCGACGCCTTCTATGGCGTGGCCGACCAGACCCGGCTGCGCATCGTGCGCGAATCGCTGTCCGGCACCTGGGACGCCTTGCTCGATCGCCGCGTCGACCTGGCGATCGGCGCCGCCGGCGAGGGACCGTCGGGCGGCGGCTACACCGCCGAACCGATGGGCACCAGCGCCTTCGTGTTCACCGTCGCCCCGCACCATCCGCTGGCCGCGCAGGGCCGTCCGCTGGACAAGACCGACCTGCTGCCCCATCGGGCGATCTCGGTGTCGGACTCGGCCCGCGTGCTGGGGGCGCGCACCGTCGGCCTGCTGTTCGGGCAGGAGACGCTGGCGGTGCCCGATATGCGCACCAAATATGAATTCCAGGTCCAGGGCCTGGGCTTCGGTTTCCTGCCCGAGGCATGGGCGCGACCGGCCATCGACCGCGGACTGCTGGTCGAAAAACAGGTGGTGGAACCGAAAGCGGATGAAACGTTCTATCTCGCCTGGCGCAGCGGCGAGGATGGCGCGGCGCTCAGGTGGTGGATCGACAGGATGCGCACGACGGCGGCGTTCGCGCGACTGGCGCGCGATCCCTGCGCCGGGCCCGGGTAG
- a CDS encoding LysR family transcriptional regulator → MDKVKAMQTFVRIVEANSFTRAAESLNLPRASLTATMQNLERHLGAQLLQRTTRRLSLTPEGERYYEQCAAILAAIDTAEAGFLGDAARRMQGRLRIDMPGALGRSIVLPRIGEFRRAWPGIDLGIGMGDRLVDLTAEGIDCVLRVGALQDSSLVARRIGLMRFTIAATPDYLARRGTPLGIADLAGHDGIVHFSGRTGRPFDWELQDGAGVRKVAMKGGIAVNDADANLACALQGLGLAQLARYQLRGHAGQLLEVLPDAAPTPMPVSLVYPQGRIANPRLRAFADWVGAVFEDDPDLRLAHD, encoded by the coding sequence ATGGACAAGGTCAAGGCGATGCAGACCTTCGTGCGGATCGTCGAGGCCAATAGTTTCACCAGGGCCGCCGAATCGCTGAACCTGCCGCGCGCCTCGCTCACAGCGACCATGCAGAACCTGGAGCGCCACCTCGGCGCCCAGCTCCTGCAGCGCACCACGCGCCGGCTGTCGCTCACGCCGGAGGGCGAACGCTACTATGAACAGTGCGCCGCGATCCTGGCCGCCATCGACACCGCGGAAGCCGGTTTCCTGGGCGACGCCGCGCGCCGCATGCAGGGCCGGTTGCGGATCGACATGCCGGGCGCCCTGGGACGCTCCATCGTGCTGCCGCGGATCGGAGAATTTCGCCGCGCCTGGCCCGGCATCGATCTCGGCATCGGCATGGGAGATCGCCTGGTCGACCTGACTGCCGAAGGGATCGACTGCGTGCTGCGGGTCGGCGCCCTGCAGGACTCCAGCCTGGTGGCGCGCCGGATCGGCCTGATGCGCTTCACGATCGCGGCCACGCCGGACTACCTGGCGCGGCGCGGCACGCCGCTGGGGATAGCCGACCTGGCCGGGCACGACGGCATCGTCCATTTCTCGGGCCGCACCGGGCGTCCGTTCGACTGGGAGCTGCAGGATGGCGCAGGGGTGAGGAAGGTGGCCATGAAGGGCGGCATCGCCGTCAACGACGCCGATGCGAACCTGGCCTGCGCACTGCAGGGCCTTGGCCTGGCGCAGCTGGCGCGCTACCAGTTGCGCGGCCATGCCGGCCAGCTGCTCGAGGTATTGCCGGATGCCGCGCCGACGCCGATGCCGGTGTCGCTGGTGTATCCGCAGGGGCGCATCGCCAATCCGCGCCTGCGGGCCTTCGCCGACTGGGTGGGCGCGGTGTTCGAGGACGATCCGGACCTGCGGCTGGCGCACGATTGA
- a CDS encoding TonB-dependent receptor domain-containing protein, which yields MPKQIFPAPLLRRSLLGLAIGALPFGASANTSTAAPADMATVVVTASGFEQTIREAPASITVLTREQLEKERFGNLAQALESVEGIDVAAAGDKTGGMNISIRGMPSDYTLILIDGRRQNAAGNVTPNGFGGTSTSFMPPVSAIERIEIIRGPMSTLYGSDAMGGVVNIITRKVGKQWGGTVSADYTLQEESRFGDVKGAKFYLNGPLVSEILGLAVRGSTLRRNEATITYDNQNGEVNLNMGSNPVKAEVHNLGARLAFTPNRYHEVILDVDGTRQTYDNSRGQVGTQSVQGGYGPKQKYDRDQYTLAYKARLPFGTWDSSYMVNKTETIGRTIPPGTPGAVAGAPRTLEVESKVFDTKLLVPWGNHLTTIGAQHWDAEMVDGVAPEVFAFTQKALFLEDEWRFHERLALTLGARYDDHSIFGGQTSPRAYLVWTTSPQWTFKGGVSKGYKTPRVEQLSPGINGFGGQGTIPLIGSPGLKPETTITTELGAYFDNGARWTANVTVFNNEFEDKITSGTGLLNCSYRQNPNRPGCADFGNWPNVDTFGQSINVDEAVTRGLELATRFKIADGWAASANYTYTDSEQKSGPNQGKPLGDTPEHSVNARLTWDISPQWNSWLRAEYRSERFRDPGSSASTRAAKEALGDYKAYGMLHLGTSYQVSPAISINAAVYNLLNKDFVDYRPYRATPTAAPTYSSVYVNNMDGRRLWVSMNVDF from the coding sequence ATGCCCAAGCAAATCTTCCCTGCGCCGCTGTTGCGCCGCTCCCTCCTCGGTCTCGCCATCGGCGCCCTGCCCTTCGGCGCCAGCGCCAACACCAGCACCGCCGCCCCGGCCGACATGGCGACCGTGGTCGTCACCGCGTCCGGCTTCGAGCAGACCATTCGCGAAGCGCCGGCCTCGATCACGGTGCTGACCCGCGAACAGCTCGAGAAGGAACGCTTCGGCAACCTGGCCCAGGCCCTGGAAAGCGTGGAAGGCATCGACGTCGCCGCCGCCGGCGACAAGACCGGGGGCATGAACATCAGCATCCGCGGCATGCCGAGCGACTACACCCTGATCCTGATCGACGGCCGGCGCCAGAACGCGGCCGGCAACGTGACCCCGAACGGCTTCGGCGGCACCTCGACCAGCTTCATGCCGCCGGTGAGCGCGATCGAGCGCATCGAGATCATCCGCGGCCCGATGTCGACCCTGTACGGCTCGGACGCGATGGGCGGCGTGGTCAACATCATCACGCGCAAGGTCGGCAAGCAGTGGGGCGGCACGGTGTCGGCCGACTACACCCTGCAAGAGGAATCGCGCTTCGGCGACGTCAAGGGCGCCAAGTTCTACCTGAACGGCCCGCTCGTGAGCGAAATACTGGGCCTGGCAGTGCGCGGCAGCACCCTGCGCCGCAACGAAGCGACGATCACCTACGACAACCAGAACGGCGAAGTGAACCTGAACATGGGTTCGAATCCGGTCAAGGCCGAGGTCCACAACCTCGGCGCGCGCCTGGCCTTCACGCCGAACCGCTACCACGAAGTCATCCTGGACGTGGACGGCACGCGCCAGACCTACGACAACTCGCGCGGCCAGGTCGGCACCCAGAGCGTACAGGGCGGCTACGGTCCGAAGCAGAAATACGACCGCGACCAGTACACCCTGGCCTACAAGGCGCGCCTGCCGTTCGGCACCTGGGACAGCAGCTATATGGTCAACAAGACCGAGACCATCGGCCGCACCATCCCGCCCGGCACGCCTGGCGCGGTGGCCGGCGCGCCGCGCACGCTGGAAGTCGAGAGCAAGGTGTTCGACACCAAGCTGCTGGTCCCATGGGGCAACCACCTGACCACCATCGGCGCCCAGCACTGGGATGCCGAGATGGTCGACGGCGTGGCGCCCGAAGTGTTCGCCTTCACCCAGAAGGCGCTGTTCCTGGAAGACGAATGGCGCTTCCACGAACGCCTGGCCCTGACCCTCGGCGCGCGCTACGACGACCACAGCATCTTCGGCGGCCAGACCAGCCCGCGCGCCTATCTGGTGTGGACCACGTCGCCGCAATGGACCTTCAAGGGCGGCGTCAGCAAAGGCTACAAGACCCCGCGCGTCGAGCAGCTCTCGCCCGGCATCAACGGCTTCGGCGGCCAGGGCACGATTCCGTTGATCGGCAGCCCGGGCCTGAAGCCCGAGACCACCATCACCACCGAACTGGGCGCCTACTTCGACAACGGCGCTCGCTGGACCGCCAACGTCACCGTGTTCAACAACGAATTCGAGGACAAGATCACCAGCGGCACCGGCCTTCTGAACTGCTCGTATCGCCAGAACCCGAACCGCCCGGGCTGCGCCGACTTCGGCAACTGGCCGAACGTGGACACCTTCGGCCAGTCGATCAACGTCGACGAGGCCGTGACCCGCGGCCTGGAACTGGCCACGCGCTTCAAGATCGCCGACGGCTGGGCCGCCAGCGCCAACTACACGTACACCGACAGCGAACAGAAGAGCGGTCCGAACCAGGGCAAGCCACTGGGCGACACGCCGGAACATTCGGTCAACGCGCGCCTGACCTGGGACATCTCGCCGCAGTGGAATTCGTGGCTGCGCGCCGAGTACCGCAGCGAGCGCTTCCGCGATCCGGGCAGCTCGGCCTCGACCCGCGCCGCCAAGGAAGCCCTGGGCGACTACAAGGCCTATGGCATGCTGCACCTGGGCACCAGCTACCAGGTCAGCCCGGCGATCTCGATCAATGCCGCAGTCTACAACCTGCTCAACAAGGACTTCGTCGACTACCGTCCTTACCGCGCGACGCCGACGGCGGCGCCGACCTACAGCAGCGTGTACGTCAACAATATGGACGGCCGCCGCCTGTGGGTGTCGATGAACGTCGACTTCTGA
- a CDS encoding c-type cytochrome, giving the protein MKKTMILAATFAVAAATGPAAHASADLAKAKACMACHTVASKLVGPSYKDVAAKYAKDAGAEARLALKIQKGSSGTWGPIPMPANPQVSDADAKALAKWILAQQ; this is encoded by the coding sequence ATGAAGAAGACCATGATCCTGGCGGCGACCTTCGCCGTCGCCGCCGCCACCGGTCCTGCAGCCCACGCCAGCGCCGACCTGGCCAAGGCCAAGGCCTGCATGGCTTGCCACACCGTCGCCAGCAAGCTGGTCGGACCGTCCTACAAGGACGTCGCCGCCAAGTACGCCAAGGACGCCGGCGCCGAAGCGCGCCTGGCGCTGAAGATCCAGAAGGGCAGCAGCGGCACCTGGGGCCCGATCCCGATGCCAGCCAATCCGCAGGTCAGCGACGCCGATGCGAAGGCCCTGGCCAAGTGGATCCTGGCGCAGCAATGA
- a CDS encoding pirin family protein, with protein MLNVRKSNERGGASFGWLDSKHTFSFGHYHDPKHMGFGPLRVINEDKVQPGRGFDSHGHRDMEIISYVLDGALEHKDSMGNGSVLRYGDVQIMSAGSGVVHSEYNHSKTEGVHFLQIWIMPNVGSAAPRYEEKHFDTADKTGKLRLIGSPDGREGSVSIRQDAALYATILDGDDAVEHKLGAGRQAYVHVVRGRVTVNGVALDGGDALKVSAEEAVTLAQATGAEVLLFDLPQ; from the coding sequence ATGTTGAACGTACGTAAAAGCAATGAACGCGGAGGCGCCAGCTTCGGCTGGCTCGATTCGAAGCACACCTTCTCGTTCGGCCACTACCACGATCCGAAGCACATGGGCTTCGGTCCGCTGCGCGTGATCAACGAGGACAAGGTGCAGCCGGGCCGCGGTTTCGATTCGCACGGCCATCGCGACATGGAGATCATCTCCTATGTGCTCGATGGCGCGCTGGAACACAAGGACAGCATGGGCAACGGTTCGGTGCTGCGCTACGGCGACGTGCAGATCATGAGCGCCGGTTCGGGCGTGGTGCACAGCGAGTACAACCATTCGAAAACCGAGGGTGTGCACTTCCTGCAAATCTGGATCATGCCGAACGTGGGCAGCGCCGCACCGCGCTACGAAGAAAAGCACTTCGACACCGCGGACAAGACCGGCAAGCTGCGCCTGATCGGCTCGCCCGATGGCCGCGAGGGTTCGGTGTCGATCCGCCAGGACGCCGCGCTGTACGCCACGATCCTCGACGGCGACGACGCCGTGGAGCACAAGCTCGGCGCCGGACGCCAGGCTTATGTGCACGTGGTGCGCGGCCGGGTGACGGTCAATGGCGTCGCCCTCGACGGCGGCGACGCGCTGAAGGTCAGCGCCGAAGAAGCCGTGACGCTGGCCCAGGCCACCGGCGCCGAAGTGCTGCTGTTCGACCTGCCACAATGA
- a CDS encoding XapX domain-containing protein, with the protein MYLISLGAGILAGLLYGLINVRSPAPPAIALIGLLGMLIGEQIVPVAKRLIDGDPVTAGWFASECKPKITGVAARTPEPQEQDGPRQG; encoded by the coding sequence ATGTACCTGATATCACTGGGCGCCGGCATCCTGGCCGGCCTGTTGTATGGCCTGATCAATGTGCGCTCGCCGGCGCCACCGGCCATCGCCCTGATCGGCCTGCTGGGCATGCTGATCGGCGAGCAGATCGTCCCGGTCGCCAAGCGCCTGATCGATGGCGACCCGGTCACGGCTGGCTGGTTCGCCAGCGAATGCAAGCCAAAAATTACCGGCGTGGCCGCCAGGACGCCGGAGCCGCAAGAGCAGGACGGCCCGCGCCAGGGCTGA
- a CDS encoding response regulator: MNSQQRTIDVLIADDHPLMREGIAAVIGSQPDMRVVGEASDGNEAVELYRQLRPHVTLIDLQMPHLNGMDAIAAIRAEFPQACLAILTTFRGDARAMQAIKSGAQGYLLKSSLRKELTDAIRVLAAGRRYIPSEIAGELARHLGQDSLTVRELQVLELIARGNGNKQIGAALNLSEDTVKGHLRSIMEKLGANNRTHAVTIGIERGFLEI, translated from the coding sequence GTGAACAGTCAACAACGCACCATCGACGTCCTGATCGCCGACGACCATCCCCTGATGCGCGAGGGGATCGCGGCCGTGATCGGCAGCCAGCCGGATATGCGGGTGGTCGGCGAAGCGTCCGACGGCAACGAGGCGGTCGAGCTGTACCGCCAGTTGCGGCCGCACGTGACGCTGATCGACCTGCAGATGCCGCACCTGAACGGCATGGACGCGATCGCCGCGATCCGCGCCGAATTCCCGCAGGCCTGCCTGGCCATCCTCACCACCTTTCGCGGCGACGCGCGCGCCATGCAGGCGATCAAGAGCGGGGCCCAGGGCTACCTGCTCAAGAGTTCATTGCGCAAGGAACTGACCGACGCCATCCGCGTACTGGCCGCCGGCCGCCGCTACATCCCGTCCGAGATCGCCGGCGAGCTGGCGCGCCACCTGGGCCAGGACAGCCTCACGGTGCGCGAATTGCAGGTGCTGGAGCTGATCGCGCGCGGCAACGGCAACAAGCAGATCGGCGCGGCGCTGAACCTGTCCGAAGACACGGTCAAGGGCCACCTGCGCAGCATCATGGAAAAGCTGGGGGCGAATAACCGCACGCATGCGGTGACCATCGGCATCGAGCGGGGTTTCCTGGAAATATAG